The following proteins are co-located in the Apium graveolens cultivar Ventura chromosome 5, ASM990537v1, whole genome shotgun sequence genome:
- the LOC141659835 gene encoding uncharacterized protein LOC141659835 gives MSASKIEIPLKVLIHKQEERVVLAETNSDFVDILFSFLTLPMGTIVRLLSSHVNASQPEAIGIFSNLYGSIANLEDTYFASVACKDVLLNTRNSAEALCEKLKVNIDGDNPIDYFTCVDHNCTGYLSISRFVRCSKCSKLLNRRAYFHDTTSGDQQGVFVQPTASFIVMDDLHVIPNIPALTLALVENSGVTDFGVLEEKTFQIGHTEILDLLKYSILSKTPLTSTLLSKNYKKIDNSVQLINNCMSTDQGTISFKKMTVKLLVQKSNGTILLAYSSRDFIDFLFSFITIPLGRFKSLIGTERIQKICWNAKYRAASGTFISLAYHLTMYSSDDCGDREIKLASPLGEAGFLNVSTKYMVTDDLVVTPLSSISCVKYIHSCQIPPSDIEEQVVNIGMEEALNLLRASLLSTSVLTNGLKHLIRTEPSKNTVMKKPKEDK, from the exons ATGTCAGCCTCAAAAATTGAAATTCCATTGAAAGTGTTGATTCATAAACAAGAGGAAAGAGTAGTACTTGCGGAAACAAACAGTGATTTTGTTGATATTCTGTTCAGTTTCCTCACGTTGCCAATGGGGACGATTGTTAGACTCCTGTCTAGTCATGTTAATGCTTCACAGCCAGAGGCCATTGGGATCTTTAGTAATTTATATGGAAGCATTGCAAATCTTGAAGACACGTATTTTGCatcagtagcatgcaaagatGTGCTGCTCAATACAAGAAACTCAGCAGAAGCCCTTTGTGAAAAACTTAAAGTCAATATTGATGGAGATAATCCAATCGATTATTTTACTTGTGTGGATCACAACTGTACAGGTTATTTAAGCATCAGCAGATTTGTAAGATGCAGCAAATGCAGCAAGTTGTTGAACAGGAGAGCTTACTTCCATGACACAACTTCAGGAGATCAACAAGGAGTATTTGTTCAGCCTACTGCATCATTTATCGTGATGGATGACTTGCATGTAATCCCTAATATTCCCGCGTTAACACTTGCATTGGTAGAAAATTCTGGAGTCACTGATTTTGGAGTACTCGAAGAGAAGACTTTTCAAATTGGACACACCGAG ATACTTGATTTGCTCAAGTACTCAATTCTGTCAAAGACTCCCCTAACAAGTACGTTGTTGAgtaaaaattataaaaagatagACAATTCTGTTCAACTAATCAATAACTGTATGAGCACAGATCAGGGAACTATCAGCTTCAAAAAGATGACAGTTAAACTATTGGTTCAGAAATCAAATGGCACCATTCTGTTGGCTTATAGTTCACGAGATTTTATTGACTTCCTATTCAGCTTCATTACCATTCCTTTAGGAAGATTTAAAAGTCTGATTGGCACG GAGAGAATTCAAAAAATTTGTTGGAATGCCAAATACCGAGCTGCATCAGGAACTTTTATTTCTTTGGCCTACCATCTTACTATGTATTCTTCTGATGATTGTGGAGATCGTGAAATTAAATTAGCAAGTCCATTGGGTGAAGCGGGATTTTTAAATGTGTCAACCAAGTATATGGTGACAGATGACCTGGTAGTTACTCCATTATCATCAATATCTTGTGTCAAATATATCCATAGTTGTCAAATACCTCCAAGCGACATTGAGGAACAGGTGGTCAACATAGGCATGGAAGAG GCTCTAAACTTGCTGAGAGCATCACTGTTATCTACTTCAGTTTTAACCAATGGCCTCAAGCATTTGATACGGACCGAGCCATCCAAAAATACAGTGATGAAGAAGCCAAAGGAAGATAAATGA
- the LOC141723440 gene encoding NADH dehydrogenase [ubiquinone] iron-sulfur protein 4, mitochondrial, whose protein sequence is MASSMHRIVSHARCAHRTNVLQLSKHFSTSESLVEYKPGEIGTVSGIPDEHLVRKVVIYSPARTASQQGSGKTGKWKINFVSTQKWENPLMGWTSSGDPYSHVGESALNFDSEDAAKSFAERHGWEYAVKKRQTPLLKIKTYAENFKWKGLPETQ, encoded by the exons ATGGCGAGCTCTATGCATCGAATTGTGAGCCACGCGCGCTGTGCGCATCGAACCAATGTGTTGCAGTTATCGAAACACTTCTCTACATCTGAATCTTTAGTTGAATACAAACCTGGTGAGATCGGTACTGTTTCTGGTATTCCAGACGAGCATCTTGTAAGAAAG GTTGTAATATATTCACCTGCTAGAACTGCTTCTCAGCAAGGATCAGGAAAAACTGGAAAGTGGAAAATTAATTTTGTCTCGACCCAAAA ATGGGAAAATCCTTTGATGGGCTGGACATCTAGTGGAGACCCCTACTCCCATGTAGGTGAATCTGCGCTGAATTTCGACAGTGAAGATGCTGCGAAATCATTTGCAGAAAGGCATGGCTGGGAATATGCG GTTAAGAAGCGTCAAACACCTCTATTAAAG ATTAAGACGTATGCAGAAAACTTCAAGTGGAAGGGCCTTCCTGAAACACAATAA